A region of Gemmatimonadales bacterium DNA encodes the following proteins:
- a CDS encoding protein kinase, giving the protein MATILTCPHCATDLGPGDRFCPQCGAGPFVCAGCSEPLLEGALSCPACGTPAYPTAIHETDASPEDEQDSPWTEVAERLRRATLGEFEIGRELGRGGMAAVFLAHEISLARKVAIKVMSPGLLMGDGMIDRFKREAITIAHLNHPNIVSVHSVRQAEGLHFFVMRYIQGRSLEQVIDEAGRLPIPIVRSILCQVASALTYAHRSRVVHRDIKPANILIDEDGNAVVTDFGIAKAAESPTQTHSGALVGTPAYMSPEQVRGAEVSGASDQYALGAVAYQMITGIAPFAGSTITVMQAQLQEQPRPIREIEEDCPPDLEAAILRMLAKDPDARWPSMAEAKVALGAVPLTDDDPLRAELIRLATTGHGSSLSETPTPVSPAPRTRPSASLRTPAAGLVQSVTILPPPPVLEAGDRFMLVAQVRGQHGVRLPGRMVEWSSDTPDVLRVDSDRAMATALAPGSARLSAICDGVEALHQVEVAPPTADEISIAPLDQPVRVGDEVQLEATARSKHGQPIARPVTWQSADPAIATLARDGVLSARSAGSALITAELDDARKTMAVPIHPALVAAIRISPPPKSVTAGESFVLSATPLDRRDEPLPDRTVFWTTSDVGVAVIMPSGWVGTLGPGTAVLTATCERASASITVNVEAVARPPAPAPTPPEATSVPPRPPAKRRRMARSRRSRLLAACVGAMLVGGWVWLSGRVYSSRAPDAESADLSSGSRASAESGSRLERFESMPVVDSGAPAAVAITRQPRRLLAPGAYTRAMAELRDLAGRPVRDSSVVWSSTDPAVARVDPARGWVHAIAPGRAHVVAASGAWRDSVMVVVRAPAPASAAAPAQPEALPVNEEETKAPQAAEFPAAVASVSVVAPRTLVVGETVALRAELRDQAGGGLSWRRIAWTSSDPEVAAVDPVSGVVAAYAPGTTEITATSEGQSGRVSLTVLPPVPDERSARPADQVERPPTPAGSRLSERQQLEARIRSGVEQCYAALRAKDASRVAQMYRPGTKLDQENLKRLTRILRTDEWEAAVGERTDGARQIGTDHASAEFSFHLAWRDAFGGRLGSDPVFRAEFARDGSRYTMSSCRIVGSPDL; this is encoded by the coding sequence ATGGCCACGATTCTCACCTGCCCCCACTGCGCCACTGATCTCGGGCCCGGAGATCGTTTCTGTCCGCAGTGCGGCGCCGGTCCCTTCGTGTGCGCCGGATGCTCGGAGCCCCTCCTCGAGGGCGCTCTGTCCTGCCCCGCCTGCGGTACCCCAGCCTATCCCACCGCCATCCACGAGACTGATGCCTCCCCAGAGGACGAGCAGGACTCGCCCTGGACCGAGGTGGCCGAGCGGCTAAGGCGGGCCACGCTGGGGGAGTTCGAGATCGGGCGCGAGCTGGGACGTGGGGGCATGGCCGCCGTGTTTCTGGCGCATGAGATCTCGCTCGCCCGCAAAGTGGCGATCAAGGTCATGTCGCCCGGCCTGCTCATGGGCGACGGGATGATCGACCGGTTCAAGCGCGAGGCGATCACCATCGCGCACCTCAATCATCCCAACATCGTGTCGGTGCATTCGGTGCGGCAGGCGGAGGGGCTGCACTTCTTCGTGATGCGGTACATCCAGGGCCGCTCGCTCGAGCAGGTCATCGACGAGGCCGGCCGGCTGCCGATCCCGATCGTTCGCTCGATCCTCTGCCAGGTGGCCTCCGCGCTGACGTACGCCCACCGCTCCAGGGTGGTTCACCGCGACATCAAGCCCGCCAACATCCTGATCGACGAGGACGGCAACGCGGTGGTCACCGATTTCGGCATCGCCAAGGCGGCCGAGTCGCCCACCCAGACGCACAGCGGCGCGCTGGTCGGCACGCCGGCCTACATGAGCCCCGAGCAGGTGCGCGGCGCCGAGGTCTCCGGCGCGTCGGATCAATACGCCCTGGGCGCAGTGGCCTATCAAATGATCACCGGCATCGCACCGTTCGCCGGCTCGACCATCACGGTCATGCAGGCGCAGCTCCAGGAGCAGCCGCGCCCCATTCGGGAGATCGAGGAAGACTGTCCGCCAGATCTCGAGGCGGCGATTCTCCGGATGCTGGCCAAGGACCCCGACGCGCGCTGGCCCAGCATGGCGGAGGCCAAGGTGGCGCTCGGCGCCGTGCCGCTGACGGACGACGATCCGCTCAGGGCCGAGCTCATCCGCCTGGCCACCACCGGCCATGGGTCGTCTCTCTCGGAGACACCGACGCCGGTGAGCCCCGCTCCGCGCACCAGACCTTCGGCGTCACTGCGTACCCCCGCCGCCGGCCTGGTGCAAAGCGTCACCATCCTTCCTCCGCCACCGGTGCTGGAGGCAGGTGACCGCTTCATGCTGGTGGCTCAGGTCCGGGGCCAGCATGGCGTCCGGCTGCCGGGTCGGATGGTGGAGTGGAGCAGCGACACACCCGACGTGCTCCGGGTCGACAGTGACCGGGCGATGGCCACGGCACTGGCACCTGGCTCCGCTCGGCTCAGCGCCATCTGCGATGGCGTGGAGGCCCTCCACCAGGTCGAGGTGGCGCCGCCGACGGCCGACGAGATCTCCATCGCGCCGCTGGACCAGCCGGTCCGGGTCGGCGACGAGGTTCAGCTCGAGGCCACCGCGCGCAGCAAGCACGGCCAGCCGATCGCGCGCCCAGTGACCTGGCAGTCGGCGGATCCAGCGATCGCGACGCTGGCACGGGACGGCGTGCTCTCCGCCCGCTCGGCGGGCTCGGCGCTGATCACCGCCGAGCTGGACGATGCCCGGAAGACCATGGCCGTGCCGATCCACCCCGCGCTGGTTGCGGCCATCCGTATTTCGCCTCCACCCAAGTCGGTGACCGCGGGTGAGTCGTTCGTGCTGAGCGCGACTCCGCTCGACCGGCGGGACGAGCCGTTGCCCGATCGCACCGTCTTCTGGACCACCAGTGACGTCGGCGTCGCCGTCATCATGCCGAGCGGGTGGGTGGGGACCCTCGGTCCCGGAACGGCCGTCCTGACCGCGACCTGCGAGCGCGCCAGCGCGTCGATCACGGTCAACGTCGAAGCAGTTGCCCGGCCTCCGGCACCGGCTCCGACCCCGCCCGAGGCAACCAGCGTCCCGCCGCGGCCTCCCGCCAAGCGCCGCCGGATGGCGCGCTCGCGGAGGAGCCGACTGCTGGCGGCCTGCGTGGGGGCGATGCTCGTGGGAGGCTGGGTCTGGCTCTCCGGCCGCGTGTATTCTTCCCGCGCGCCCGATGCCGAATCCGCGGATCTCTCGTCTGGATCGAGAGCATCGGCGGAGAGCGGCAGCCGGCTGGAGCGGTTCGAATCGATGCCCGTGGTGGACAGCGGGGCACCCGCGGCCGTTGCCATTACCCGGCAGCCTCGCCGGCTGCTGGCACCCGGAGCCTACACCAGGGCCATGGCGGAGCTTCGGGACCTGGCAGGCCGCCCGGTGCGGGACTCCAGCGTGGTCTGGTCCTCCACGGATCCAGCGGTTGCGCGCGTCGATCCGGCGCGCGGATGGGTCCATGCCATCGCTCCCGGCCGGGCCCACGTCGTCGCGGCAAGCGGCGCCTGGCGGGACAGCGTGATGGTGGTGGTGCGGGCCCCCGCTCCCGCCAGCGCCGCGGCGCCGGCACAGCCGGAGGCCCTGCCGGTGAACGAGGAGGAGACCAAAGCTCCGCAGGCTGCCGAGTTCCCGGCGGCGGTCGCCAGCGTCAGCGTGGTGGCGCCACGCACGTTGGTGGTGGGAGAGACGGTCGCCTTACGGGCGGAGCTGCGGGACCAGGCCGGTGGGGGACTGAGCTGGCGGCGCATCGCCTGGACCAGCAGCGATCCGGAAGTCGCCGCGGTGGATCCGGTCTCGGGTGTGGTGGCCGCCTATGCGCCGGGCACGACCGAGATCACCGCCACCTCCGAGGGGCAATCAGGCCGGGTGAGCCTCACCGTGCTTCCTCCTGTCCCGGACGAGCGATCCGCGCGACCCGCCGATCAGGTTGAGCGGCCGCCGACCCCTGCCGGAAGCCGCCTGTCGGAGCGCCAGCAGCTGGAGGCCCGAATTCGAAGTGGAGTGGAGCAGTGCTACGCCGCGCTCCGCGCCAAGGACGCGAGCCGGGTGGCGCAGATGTATCGGCCCGGGACGAAGTTGGATCAGGAGAATCTCAAGCGGCTGACCCGGATTCTCCGGACAGACGAGTGGGAGGCCGCGGTGGGGGAACGGACGGACGGGGCGCGGCAGATCGGGACGGATCACGCCAGCGCGGAGTTCAGCTTCCACCTGGCGTGGCGGGATGCGTTCGGCGGCCGACTTGGCAGCGATCCGGTGTTCCGGGCGGAGTTCGCCAGGGACGGCAGCCGGTACACCATGTCGAGCTGTCGGATCGTCGGATCGCCCGACCTCTGA